One Brassica napus cultivar Da-Ae chromosome A1, Da-Ae, whole genome shotgun sequence genomic region harbors:
- the LOC106377485 gene encoding myb family transcription factor PHL12-like isoform X2, giving the protein MMQSREERRSESPSGLVLTTDPKPRLRWTAELHERFVDAVTHLGGPDKATPKTIMRVMGVKGLTLYHLKSHLQKFRLGKQPHKDHSHGHSTNIRDPNRVSMLDLQRNVVFTTPHITGHNMNEMQTEVHRRIEEEVELERQVNQRIEAQGKYMESMLEKACETQEASLTKDYSTLFFDRTTICNNSSPLTIQWFEDQFPSSSSMDSAMHLPDINSNFSLQDSRSSITKNHTVCLG; this is encoded by the exons ATGATGCAGTCAAGGGAAGAGAGGAGATCTGAGTCACCATCAGGTCTTGTACTGACCACCGATCCTAAGCCTCGCCTTCGTTGGACCGCCGAGCTTCATGAACGCTTCGTTGACGCTGTTACTCACCTTGGAGGCCCTGACA aggcTACACCTAAGACGATAATGAGAGTGATGGGCGTGAAGGGTCTTACACTTTACCATCTCAAGAGCCATCTCCAG aaGTTCAGACTTGGAAAGCAGCCTCACAAGGACCATAGCCATGGTCACTCCACTAATATTAGGGATCCTAATAGAG TTTCCATGTTGGATCTTCAAAGGAATGTTGTATTCACTACTCCCCATATCACTGGTCACAATATGAATGA GATGCAAACTGAAGTGCACAGAAGAATAGAGGAAGAGGTAGAATTAGAAAGACAGGTAAATCAAAGGATAGAAGCACAAGGGAAATACATGGAGAGCATGCTAGAGAAAGCATGTGAGACACAAGAAGCAAGCCTTACCAAAGACTACTCTACTCTCTTTTTCGACCGAACCACTATTTGCAACAACTCATCACCCCTCACAATCCAATGGTTCGAGGATCAGTTTCCTTCGTCTTCCTCTATGGACTCTGCAATGCATCTCCCTGACATCAATTCCAACTTCTCCCTCCAAGATTCTCGGAGTTCCATCACCAAAAACCATACGGTTTGCCTCGGTTAA
- the LOC106377485 gene encoding myb family transcription factor PHL12-like isoform X1 → MMQSREERRSESPSGLVLTTDPKPRLRWTAELHERFVDAVTHLGGPDKATPKTIMRVMGVKGLTLYHLKSHLQKFRLGKQPHKDHSHGHSTNIRDPNRVGNQHRSIMHAVSMLDLQRNVVFTTPHITGHNMNEMQTEVHRRIEEEVELERQVNQRIEAQGKYMESMLEKACETQEASLTKDYSTLFFDRTTICNNSSPLTIQWFEDQFPSSSSMDSAMHLPDINSNFSLQDSRSSITKNHTVCLG, encoded by the exons ATGATGCAGTCAAGGGAAGAGAGGAGATCTGAGTCACCATCAGGTCTTGTACTGACCACCGATCCTAAGCCTCGCCTTCGTTGGACCGCCGAGCTTCATGAACGCTTCGTTGACGCTGTTACTCACCTTGGAGGCCCTGACA aggcTACACCTAAGACGATAATGAGAGTGATGGGCGTGAAGGGTCTTACACTTTACCATCTCAAGAGCCATCTCCAG aaGTTCAGACTTGGAAAGCAGCCTCACAAGGACCATAGCCATGGTCACTCCACTAATATTAGGGATCCTAATAGAG TTGGTAATCAACATCGATCAATCATGCATGCAGTTTCCATGTTGGATCTTCAAAGGAATGTTGTATTCACTACTCCCCATATCACTGGTCACAATATGAATGA GATGCAAACTGAAGTGCACAGAAGAATAGAGGAAGAGGTAGAATTAGAAAGACAGGTAAATCAAAGGATAGAAGCACAAGGGAAATACATGGAGAGCATGCTAGAGAAAGCATGTGAGACACAAGAAGCAAGCCTTACCAAAGACTACTCTACTCTCTTTTTCGACCGAACCACTATTTGCAACAACTCATCACCCCTCACAATCCAATGGTTCGAGGATCAGTTTCCTTCGTCTTCCTCTATGGACTCTGCAATGCATCTCCCTGACATCAATTCCAACTTCTCCCTCCAAGATTCTCGGAGTTCCATCACCAAAAACCATACGGTTTGCCTCGGTTAA
- the LOC106381347 gene encoding DNA-3-methyladenine glycosylase 1, which yields MSRTETVGLTRRGMLQSSSCNRLVNCSESFKRNSVISNGGSAKVRGSLERKKSKSFKEGESYPSCLITEAPGSIAAVRREEVAAQQALRKLKIAHYGRSKSTLSNNSSKVVPLINPQPHSQRCSFLTPTSDPVYVAYHDEEWGVPVHDDKTLFELLTLSGAQVGSDWTSTLRKRHHFRKAFMEFEAEAVAKFSEKEINAISIEYKVDISKVRGVVENAIKILEVKKTFGSLERYLWGFVNHKPISTNYKLGHKIPVKTSKSESISKDMVRRGFRFVGPTVVHSFMQAAGLTNDHLLTCYRHTPCTLLITNP from the exons ATGAGCAGAACGGAGACAGTGGGCTTGACCAGAAGAGGAATGTTGCAGTCAAGTAGTTGCAATCGCCTTGTGAACTGTTCTGAGTCCTTCAAGAGGAACAGTGTGATTAGCAACGGTGGTTCAGCTAAAGTGAGAGGAAGCTTGGAGCGCAAGAAATCCAAGAGTTTTAAGGAAGGAGAAAGCTATCCTTCTTGTCTCATAACGGAGGCTCCTGGGAGTATAGCCGCCGTGAGGAGGGAGGAAGTGGCTGCACAACAAGCCCTAAGGAAACTGAAGATCGCTCATTACGGCAGATCCAAGTCAACCCTATCTAATAACTCCTCCAAAGTTGTCCCTCTTAttaaccctcaacctcattccCAGAGATGCAGCTTCCTCACCCCTACTTCTG ATCCTGTTTACGTTGCCTACCATGATGAAGAATGGGGAGTCCCTGTCCATGATGACAA GACCTTGTTCGAACTGCTAACCCTTAGTGGCGCACAAGTAGGTTCTGATTGGACGTCAACTTTGAGAAAACGTCATCACTTCAGGAAGGCGTTTATGGAGTTTGAGGCGGAAGCGGTTGCCAAATTTAGCGAGAAAGAGATAAATGCAATAAGCATTGAATACAAGGTAGATATAAGCAAAGTGAGAGGTGTTGTGGAGAATGCAATAAAGATCCTCGAGGTCAAGAAAACCTTCGGGTCGCTAGAGAGATACCTTTGGGGTTTTGTGAACCATAAGCCCATCTCCACGAATTACAAGCTAGGCCACAAGATTCCTGTCAAGACTTCGAAGTCGGAGAGCATAAGTAAAGACATGGTTCGTCGAGGCTTCCGGTTCGTGGGTCCCACTGTGGTTCACTCCTTCATGCAAGCCGCTGGTTTAACCAATGACCACTTGCTCACTTGTTACCGTCACACTCCTTGCACTCTCCTGATTACTAATCCTTaa
- the LOC106351447 gene encoding aspartic proteinase NANA, chloroplast: MKRTRAALLCLLTTLLLISAADSTVMRLEMTHRDTLFPTSVRRIGDIIGSDQKRHSLISHKRTTATNGGARLTLRSGFDYGAAQYFAEIRVGTPAKRFRVVVDTGSELTWVNCRFRGKGKTENRRVFRAEESSSFSRIGCLTQTCKVDLMNLFSLSSCPTPSTPCSYDYRYVDGSAAQGVFGKETFTVRLTNGRVARLPGVLVGCTNSFSGDSFRGADGVLGLALSDYSFTSKATNVFGGKFSYCLVDHLSNKNVSNYLIFGSSSFSSATKLNATRTTPLDLNVIPPFYAVNIIGLSLGETMLDIPMQVWDATQGGGTILDSGTSLTFLADAAYKAVVSGLQRYLVGLKRVKPEGLPIEYCFDTTSGFNQSKLPQLTFHFKGGARFEPHRRSYLIDAASGVKCLGFVSAGEPGTNVIGNIMQQNYLWEFDIVASALTFAPSTCL, translated from the exons ATGAAGAGAACTAGAGCAGCTCTCTTGTGTCTCCTCACGACACTGCTCCTAATCTCCGCCGCAGATTCCACGGTGATGCGTCTCGAGATGACACACAGGGACACTCTCTTCCCGACTTCTGTCCGTCGCATTGGAGACATTATCGGCTCGGACCAGAAACGCCACAGCCTCATTTCTCACAAACGGACAACAGCAACCAACGGTGGAGCGAGGCTAACTCTGAGATCAGGTTTCGACTACGGAGCGGCTCAGTATTTCGCCGAGATCAGAGTCGGTACCCCGGCGAAAAGGTTCAGAGTGGTGGTGGACACCGGGAGCGAGCTGACGTGGGTGAACTGCAGGTTCCGCGGGAAAGGAAAAACAGAGAACCGTCGAGTGTTCAGAGCAGAGGAGTCTTCGAGTTTCAGCAGAATCGGATGCTTGACTCAGACTTGTAAAGTCGATCTCATGAATCTCTTCTCCCTCTCTAGCTGCCCTACACCTTCAACTCCATGCTCATACGATTACAG ATACGTGGACGGGTCAGCAGCACAAGGCGTGTTTGGGAAGGAGACATTCACAGTTCGTCTCACCAATGGTCGTGTTGCTAGACTCCCCGGTGTACTCGTAGGTTGCACCAACTCCTTCAGTGGAGATAGCTTTCGTGGAGCCGATGGAGTGCTTGGTTTAGCCTTGAGTGATTACTCATTCACTTCGAAAGCCACTAATGTCTTCGGTGGCAAATTCTCCTACTGCCTCGTTGACCATCTCTCCAACAAAAACGTATCCAACTATCTCATCTTCGGCTCTTCCTCCTTCTCCTCTGCCACTAAACTCAACGCCACACGAACCACCCCGCTTGATCTCAACGTCATCCCTCCCTTCTACGCCGTCAACATCATCGGACTCTCCCtcggagagaccatgctcgacATCCCCATGCAAGTATGGGACGCAACACAAGGTGGTGGGACCATCTTGGACTCAGGAACTAGCCTCACGTTTTTAGCTGACGCTGCGTACAAAGCGGTTGTTTCGGGTCTTCAGCGTTACCTTGTTGGTTTGAAGAGAGTCAAACCAGAAGGTTTACCAATAGAGTATTGTTTCGATACCACGTCAGGGTTCAACCAGAGCAAGCTGCCGCAGTTGACGTTTCATTTCAAGGGCGGTGCGCGTTTTGAGCCGCACCGTAGAAGTTACCTAATAGATGCTGCATCAGGAGTCAAGTGTTTAGGGTTTGTGTCGGCGGGAGAGCCGGGGACTAATGTCATTGGTAATATAATGCAGCAGAATTATTTGTGGGAGTTTGATATTGTGGCCTCAGCTTTGACTTTTGCTCCTTCTACCTGTCTTTAG